The Ammospiza caudacuta isolate bAmmCau1 chromosome 17, bAmmCau1.pri, whole genome shotgun sequence genome has a segment encoding these proteins:
- the ATP5MF gene encoding ATP synthase subunit f, mitochondrial — protein sequence MAKPVLLKDTKLMDVKLGQLGSWLAMRDFTPGGILGAIRRGHQRYYNKYINVRKGGLGGLSMLLAGYIVLSYMWSYSHIKHDRRRKYH from the exons ATGGCGAAGCCGG TTCTCCTCAAGGACACCAAGCTGATGGACGTGAAGCTGGGCcagctgggcagctggctgGCCATGAGGGACTTCACCCCCGGCGGCATCTTGGGGGCCATCCGGAGAG GTCACCAGAGATACTACAACAAATACATCAACGTGAGGAAGGGGGGCCTCGGGGGTCTCTCCATGTTGCTGGCTGGGTATATTGTTCTCAGCTACATGTGGAGCTACAGTCACATCA AGCACGACCGCAGGAGGAAATACCACTGA
- the CPSF4 gene encoding cleavage and polyadenylation specificity factor subunit 4 isoform X1 gives MQELIASVDHITFDLELAVEQQLGAQPLPFPGMDKSGAAVCEFFLKAACGKGGMCPFRHISGEKTVVCKHWLRGLCKKGDQCEFLHEYDMTKMPECYFYSKFGECSNKECPFLHIDPESKIKDCPWYDRGFCKHGPLCRHRHTRRVICVNYLVGFCPEGPACKFMHPRFELPMGTTEQPPLPQPTQTQQKRTPQVIGVMQSQNNNSGNRGPRPLEQVTCYKCGEKGHYANRCTKGHLAFLSGQ, from the exons ATGCAAGAGCTCATCGCCAGCGTGGATCACATCACGTTCGACCTGGAGCTGGCcgtggagcagcagctgggggcacagccgcTCCCCTTCCCTGGCATGGACA AATCGGGCGCAGCTGTCTGtgagttttttttaaaggcGGCATGTGGAAAAG GAGGCATGTGCCCATTCAGACACATCAGTGGGGAAAAGACAGTTGTTTGTAAACACTGGCTACGAGGACTGTGCAAAAAGGGAGACCAGTGCGAGTTCCTGCACGAGTATGACATGACCAAGATGCCTGAGTGTTACTTCTACTCCAAATTTG GGGAATGCAGTAACAAGGAATGTCCATTCTTGCACATTGACCCGGAGTCGAAGATCAAAGACTGTCCCTGGTATGACAGAGGCTTCTGCAAACACG GTCCCCTGTGCAGACATCGGCACACTCGGAGAGTCATTTGTGTGAATTACCTGGTAGGATTCTGTCCAGAGGGCCCTGCCTGTAAATTCATGCA CCCTCGGTTTGAACTGCCAATGGGAACCACAGAGCAACCACCACTGCCTCAGccaacacaaacacagcaaaag AGGACACCCCAAGTCATTGGAGTCATGCAATCTCAAAATAACAACAGTGGGAACAGAGGACCCCGGCCGTTGGAGCAGGTCACCTGCTACAAG TGTGGTGAAAAAGGTCATTATGCCAACAGATGCACCAAAGGACACCTGGCCTTTCTCAGTGGACAgtga
- the CPSF4 gene encoding cleavage and polyadenylation specificity factor subunit 4 isoform X2 has translation MQELIASVDHITFDLELAVEQQLGAQPLPFPGMDKSGAAVCEFFLKAACGKGGMCPFRHISGEKTVVCKHWLRGLCKKGDQCEFLHEYDMTKMPECYFYSKFGECSNKECPFLHIDPESKIKDCPWYDRGFCKHGPLCRHRHTRRVICVNYLVGFCPEGPACKFMQGHPKSLESCNLKITTVGTEDPGRWSRSPATSVVKKVIMPTDAPKDTWPFSVDSEGAAGRCKGAVTTEERFLPSTMSGAVNQVVFLMPLLKELVRGWRLLSNIFVIVPNFF, from the exons ATGCAAGAGCTCATCGCCAGCGTGGATCACATCACGTTCGACCTGGAGCTGGCcgtggagcagcagctgggggcacagccgcTCCCCTTCCCTGGCATGGACA AATCGGGCGCAGCTGTCTGtgagttttttttaaaggcGGCATGTGGAAAAG GAGGCATGTGCCCATTCAGACACATCAGTGGGGAAAAGACAGTTGTTTGTAAACACTGGCTACGAGGACTGTGCAAAAAGGGAGACCAGTGCGAGTTCCTGCACGAGTATGACATGACCAAGATGCCTGAGTGTTACTTCTACTCCAAATTTG GGGAATGCAGTAACAAGGAATGTCCATTCTTGCACATTGACCCGGAGTCGAAGATCAAAGACTGTCCCTGGTATGACAGAGGCTTCTGCAAACACG GTCCCCTGTGCAGACATCGGCACACTCGGAGAGTCATTTGTGTGAATTACCTGGTAGGATTCTGTCCAGAGGGCCCTGCCTGTAAATTCATGCA AGGACACCCCAAGTCATTGGAGTCATGCAATCTCAAAATAACAACAGTGGGAACAGAGGACCCCGGCCGTTGGAGCAGGTCACCTGCTACAAG TGTGGTGAAAAAGGTCATTATGCCAACAGATGCACCAAAGGACACCTGGCCTTTCTCAGTGGACAgtgaaggagcagcaggaaggtgcAAGGGAGCTGTTACCACTGAGGAAAGGTTTCTGCCTAGCACAATGTCTGGAGCTGTTAAtcaggttgtttttttaatgccatTACTGAAAGAACTGGTCAGAGGCTGGCGGCTGCTAAGCAACATTTTTGTAATTGTTCCCAactttttttaa